The following proteins are co-located in the Euwallacea fornicatus isolate EFF26 chromosome 16, ASM4011564v1, whole genome shotgun sequence genome:
- the Brms1 gene encoding breast cancer metastasis-suppressor 1-like protein: MLSKMPLMKLSSNNSCTGGISDNDVSGNESEHSNSSQENEGNRESSEDEPDSDDSSDMDEGECETRRTELIQHVQDLENQFSLLREQLYRERIQQVETQLSEVKSGKSPEYLIPLQNLEEQRRIRTEVAGILRQLRIENINSQYDGEKQAAMQNFESEKKLASDYCYSELMDTIRRLEEDKQNSEITWGEGGEWSSRSRTTSRKKAVTVSGPYIVYMLKPQEIMEDWTIIRKALNRTI, translated from the coding sequence ATGTTATCAAAAATGCCCCTAATGAAGCTGTCCAGTAATAATTCCTGCACTGGAGGTATAAGCGATAACGATGTCTCTGGAAACGAGTCAGAACATTCAAATTCCAGTCAGGAAAATGAGGGAAACCGCGAATCCTCTGAAGATGAACCAGATTCGGACGATAGTTCTGATATGGACGAGGGGGAATGCGAAACGCGAAGAACTGAACTAATCCAGCATGTCCAGGACCTAGAAAATCAGTTCAGTCTATTACGAGAACAACTCTATCGAGAGCGTATACAGCAGGTGGAGACTCAGTTGTCCGAGGTTAAAAGTGGGAAGTCCCCAGAATATCTCATACCGTTACAAAACTTGGAAGAGCAGAGAAGGATCAGAACTGAAGTGGCAGGAATTTTGAGACAACtgagaattgaaaatattaacagTCAGTATGATGGTGAGAAGCAGGCAGCAATGCAGAATTTTGAGAGTGAAAAAAAGTTGGCAAGTGATTACTGTTATAGTGAACTGATGGACACTATCAGGCGGCTTGAAGAGGATaaacaaaatagtgaaataaCATGGGGTGAAGGGGGAGAATGGAGCTCTAGATCTCGTACTACATCAAGAAAAAAAGCTGTTACAGTCTCTGGACCTTACATTGTTTATATGCTTAAGCCACAAGAAATAATGGAAGACTGGACCATCATAAGGAAAGCCTTAAACAGAACTATCTGA
- the Cog8 gene encoding conserved oligomeric Golgi complex subunit 8 encodes MAEEQLKLLSLLYPSGHPEDWNYNGDVKEYLTKIGSYKAEDLLKEPKRLEAEYGNIQDQTQELAVTNYKTFIETAECSRELFTQFNTIETKLDELLVDLPEFQQKCSSFSDSTSKINNLRKLNSLTLTKNAQLLEILELPQLMNSFINDGLYEDALELTAFVQKLYSKYSDIPIFKGILSDINQAWLLMLHQLLSQLGHELTLPKCLQVVGYLRRMEVFTELELKLKFLQARGHWLDTCLKYLPKDDANHHLSKTIEITRVHLFNIITQYRAIFSDDESMPFSALKNEINENIIFFTWVNNKISDFLEVLEKDLKSVSSLESFLDQCMYFGLSFSKVGWDFRSTLVPIFTKQILDNFKNSVTVAMCSFEKSMESFTLINKNLPNIPWKNKDQDPLHPPDSLLEFYPLAEYLNNVLKTLNAFRSCAPISIVTEVVETLQKSLIFISKSIVILHSQEQQAFTSNAKDTFTRLCMSFSDDLIPYIQKCIHIIYPPNQISMKLGITMQILQEEHISFFDKEVIIVHIQHLLPPRIEPNFDFAETNSQDETVTQSGDKIEEDNTAS; translated from the exons ATGGCAGAAGAACAGCTCAAGCTTCTGTCTCTGTTATACCCCTCAGGTCATCCTG AGGACTGGAACTATAATGGTGACGTTAAAGAATATTTAACCAAAATAGGTAGCTACAAAGCAGAAGATTTGCTAAAAGAACCAAAACGTTTAGAAGCAGAATATGGTAATATCCAAGACCAAACTCAAGAACTGGCTGTTACAAATTACAAGACTTTTATTGAAACTGCGGAATGTTCTCGAGAACTCTTCACCCAGTTTAATACAATAGAGACTAAGTTGGATGAACTATTAGTAGACCTACcagaatttcaacaaaaatgtaGTAGCTTTAGTGATTCCACAAGCAAAATTAACAATCTGAGAAAACTCAACTCTCTAACCCTGACGAAAAATGCGCaattacttgaaattttagaGCTGCCTCAGTTGATGAATTCATTTATAAATGATGGTTTATATGAAGATGCCTTAGAACTAACAGCATTTGTTCAAAAACTATATAGCAAATATTCTGATATACCAATTTTTAAA GGCATTTTAAGTGACATTAATCAAGCTTGGTTGCTCATGCTGCACCAGCTTTTATCACAGCTTGGACATGAATTGACTTTGCCAAAATGTCTACAAGTAGTTGGGTACCTCCGGAGAATGGAAGTTTTCACAGAGctagaattaaaattaaagtttcttcAGGCTAGAGGACATTGGCTGGACACTTGTCTCAAATATCTACCCAAAGATGATG CCAATCATCACCTATCAAAGACAATAGAAATCACAAGAGTACatttattcaatattataACACAATACCGGGCCATTTTTAGTGATGATGAATCAATGCCCTTTAGTGctctaaaaaatgaaatcaatgaaaacattattttctttacatGGGTTAATAATAAG ATTTCAGATTTCCTTGAAGTTTTAGAAAAGGACCTAAAATCTGTCTCCTCTCTGGAATCATTTTTGGATCAATGCATGTATTTTGGGCTATCATTTAGTAAAGTTGGTTGGGATTTTCGATCAACCCTAGTTCCCATCTTCACAAAGCAAATATTAGATAACTTTAAAAACTCAGTTACTGTGGCCATGTGCTCTTTTGAAAAGAGCATGGAAAGTTTCACCTTAATTAATAAGAATCTGCCCAATATTCCTTGGAAAAATAAGGACCAAGACCCTTTACATCCTCCAGATTCTTTATTAGAGTTTTATCCCTTAGCTGAATACTTGAATAATGTTCTAAAAACCTTGAATGCTTTTAGATCATGTGCCCCCATATCTATTGTAACTGAAGTTGTAGAAACTCTTCAAAAATCACTAATATTCATTTCAAAGTCTATAGTAATTTTACATTCCCAAGAACAGCAAGCTTTTACTAGTAATGCAAAAGATACATTTACGCGGTTGTGCATGAGTTTTTCTGATGATTTAATACCTTACATTCAGAAATGTATTCATATAATTTACCCTCCAAACcagatttcaatgaaattagGAATTACCATGCAAATCCTACAAGAGGAGCACATTTCTTTTTTCGATAAAGAAGTCATCATTGTGCATATACAACATTTGCTGCCTCCTCGAATTGAGCCAAACTTCGATTTTGCAGAAACAAATAGTCAGGATGAGACTGTTACTCAAAGTGGAGACAAAATTGAGGAGGATAATACAGCTTCATAA